In one Candidatus Eisenbacteria bacterium genomic region, the following are encoded:
- a CDS encoding immune inhibitor A → MSRSGLILAICLCLLSSAPGRCAGGVTRSWQVSLEAPGSHERLMLGGFDVAHVRPGYRALVLADDAEAARLAATGFDPLLLDADPGRTLSARAATDLQAGGSARGMPASPETVPAFGAGTMAGHFTTTEIKGFLDSLAATDTHGIFSSVDTVGWSYRHRPIWGVRVTGPGAGPKPRVWYNALIHAREPGGMESLLHFLGRLHEGYGVDPDLTYLVDRRELYFVPLLNPDGYAVNESIYASTGSVGLWRKNTRDNDSNGILNGQDGVDLNRNFGAKWGYDNAGSSPTRASEAYRGPAAWSEPETRAVRAWCDSLQFTSALSFHAYGGLVLFPYGYVNLVPPDSSSFYEWGQDFAADNHSTVGNPPRTLYVVNGDADDWLYSEVTEKSRAWPATAEVGDANDGFWPQPSRVLPLARQQVRGEMGTAYLAGRFFRLQGAPVIAGDGRVHPGVRATMRLQVKNRGLTETGTGPLTATLRNLDGLAAVLDSVATYVPPPPGTIAAPVDSGFVVYAGPAVPPGRVLNFQVVFSDVEGYSGTDSFQVVVGTPAVLFADSAEAGMASWTANGWNTTTAQAHDGLRSFADSPGIYYLANADTRMTLAQPLDLSAAPNAYLFFWTRWDIEAGFDCGTVEISPDSGATWSALPGRFTRAGAGNLGGFSGGAQPLDAPVYDAYRHEFVEERVDLSAYAGPGGRPVLLRFRLRSDGGTQRDGWYVDGIRVVAFHDGSPTAVREPVSPPAFRAGRAGPNPTRGGARLEFVLPIAGQVHAEVLGVDGRRIARLPGGPMPAGTHWLEWDGRSAGGAPAPPGIYFLRLRFGQEVAVRKVAVAR, encoded by the coding sequence CCGATCCCGGGAGGACGCTGTCCGCGCGCGCGGCGACGGATCTCCAGGCCGGAGGGTCCGCACGGGGCATGCCCGCGTCCCCCGAGACGGTGCCCGCCTTCGGCGCCGGCACCATGGCCGGCCACTTCACCACCACCGAGATCAAGGGCTTCCTGGACTCGCTGGCGGCCACCGACACGCACGGGATCTTCTCCAGCGTGGACACCGTGGGCTGGTCCTACCGCCACCGGCCCATCTGGGGGGTGCGCGTCACCGGCCCCGGCGCCGGGCCGAAACCGCGGGTGTGGTACAACGCGCTGATCCACGCGCGCGAGCCCGGGGGCATGGAGTCCCTGCTCCACTTCCTGGGGCGGCTGCACGAGGGCTATGGCGTGGATCCCGACCTCACGTATCTCGTGGACCGGCGGGAGCTGTACTTCGTGCCGCTGCTGAACCCCGACGGCTACGCGGTCAACGAGAGCATCTACGCCAGCACCGGCTCGGTCGGGCTGTGGCGCAAGAACACCCGTGACAACGACAGCAACGGCATCCTCAACGGCCAGGACGGCGTGGACCTGAACCGCAACTTCGGCGCCAAGTGGGGCTACGACAACGCGGGCAGCAGCCCCACGCGAGCCAGCGAGGCCTATCGCGGCCCGGCGGCATGGTCGGAGCCCGAGACGCGGGCCGTCCGCGCGTGGTGCGACTCGCTGCAGTTCACCAGCGCCCTGAGCTTCCACGCCTACGGCGGGCTGGTGCTGTTCCCCTACGGCTACGTCAACCTGGTGCCCCCGGACTCCTCCTCCTTCTACGAATGGGGCCAGGACTTCGCCGCCGACAACCACTCCACCGTGGGCAATCCGCCGCGCACGCTGTACGTGGTGAACGGCGACGCGGACGACTGGCTGTATTCCGAGGTCACGGAGAAGAGCCGCGCGTGGCCCGCCACCGCCGAGGTGGGCGACGCCAACGACGGCTTCTGGCCGCAGCCTTCGCGCGTGCTGCCGCTGGCCCGGCAGCAGGTGCGCGGGGAGATGGGCACCGCCTACCTCGCAGGCAGGTTCTTCCGGCTCCAGGGCGCGCCGGTGATCGCGGGCGACGGACGGGTGCACCCCGGGGTGCGCGCCACGATGCGGCTGCAGGTGAAGAACCGCGGCCTCACCGAGACCGGCACGGGCCCGCTCACCGCGACGCTGCGCAACCTCGACGGCCTGGCGGCGGTGCTGGACAGCGTGGCCACGTACGTTCCGCCCCCCCCCGGCACGATCGCCGCCCCGGTGGACTCCGGTTTCGTGGTGTACGCCGGGCCGGCCGTCCCCCCCGGTCGGGTGCTGAACTTCCAGGTGGTCTTCTCCGACGTCGAGGGCTACTCCGGCACCGACTCCTTTCAGGTCGTGGTGGGCACCCCGGCGGTCCTTTTCGCCGACAGCGCCGAGGCAGGCATGGCGAGCTGGACCGCGAACGGCTGGAACACCACCACCGCGCAGGCGCACGACGGGCTGCGCAGCTTCGCCGACAGCCCGGGCATCTACTACCTCGCGAACGCCGACACCCGCATGACGCTGGCGCAGCCCCTGGACCTCTCCGCAGCCCCGAACGCGTACCTGTTCTTCTGGACCCGCTGGGATATCGAGGCGGGGTTCGACTGCGGCACGGTGGAGATTTCCCCCGACTCGGGGGCCACCTGGTCCGCACTCCCCGGGCGATTCACCCGCGCGGGCGCCGGCAACCTGGGCGGCTTTTCGGGAGGCGCACAGCCGCTCGACGCCCCGGTCTACGACGCCTACCGGCACGAGTTCGTGGAGGAGCGCGTGGACCTCTCCGCCTATGCGGGGCCGGGCGGCCGGCCGGTGCTGCTCCGCTTTCGGCTGCGTTCCGACGGCGGCACTCAGCGCGACGGCTGGTACGTGGACGGGATCCGCGTGGTCGCCTTCCACGACGGGTCCCCCACCGCGGTCCGCGAACCGGTGTCACCGCCGGCCTTTCGCGCGGGGCGCGCGGGCCCGAACCCCACCCGCGGCGGCGCCCGGTTGGAGTTTGTGCTCCCCATCGCCGGCCAGGTGCATGCCGAGGTGCTGGGTGTGGATGGCCGGAGGATCGCCCGCCTGCCCGGCGGCCCGATGCCGGCGGGCACACACTGGCTGGAATGGGACGGCAGGAGCGCCGGCGGCGCCCCGGCTCCCCCGGGGATCTACTTCCTGAGGCTGCGCTTCGGTCAGGAAGTCGCCGTGCGGAAGGTGGCCGTGGCCCGGTGA